In Paraburkholderia terrae, the DNA window CTCGTGCGCCGGCAGGTGGTCCGTGATGTATTCCTTGTATGCCAGTTCATCGACGAAACGGCACGTGTGCGTCAGCACGACGCGCTCGTAGCGGTCATAGACGTCCGGGTCCTTGATGATCGACATGAAGGGCGCGAGACCCGTGCCAGTGGACAGCAGCCACAGCGTCTTGCCGGGCAGCAGGTTGTCGGCCATCAGCGTGCCCGTCGGCTTCTTGCCGATCAGGACCTGGTCGCCCACCTTCAGATGCTGGAGGCGCGATGTCAGCGGGCCGTCCTGCACCTTGATGCTCAGGAATTCGAGGTTCTCTTCGTAGTTCGCGCTAGCCATGCTGTACGCACGGATCAGCGGCTTGCCGTCGACTTCGAGGCCGACCATCGTGAACTGGCCATTTTCGAAGCGGAACGACGCATCGCGCGTGCAGGTGAAGCTGAAAAGCGTATCGGTCCAGTGGTGGACGCTCAGGACGGTTTGTGGATTCAGGTTGCTCATGGCTTCTTCGATGGTGCGAAATCAAGGTCGGCCACATAAAAGCGGGGCCGGCACGGCAAAGGCAATGCACCGTCCCGCGCCGGAAGCGACCCGGGAATGATGCGCAATCCGCTATTTTACCGCGTTCCGCGCCGGGCATTGCCGCAGCGGGTTGGGCGGTGAATGTGGTCTGTCAAGCTGGTTATCAAGCGCCGGCGCGGCTGTCGTCCGGTTTCGCCGGAACGGCTAACTGCGGTGCGGCATGGGTGTACTGCTGGGGTGTGCGGCGCTGGGTCTGTGCCCGGTCCACCCTACGGGTGTCGCCCTTCGGGTCTTGCCCGTTCGCGACGGGCGTCGGGCCGTTGCCGCTTGACCGGCTTTCGCCCGTCAATCATCGGGTGATGGCAGCCGTTCAACGAAAACAGGCGCTGGTAGGCGCTATTTCGGGATAATACCGGAAACTTATCGCGCGCTGCAGCATTGACCCTTCTCGCGAAGCTGGAAAAGTCCAGCTGGAGAGCGCGCCCGCGCTCAGCTTTCGGCGGCGAGTTTCGCGCCCAGGCCGACGAGCAGCGCGCCGCACACGCCGTCGATTGGGCGGCGCAGGCGTCGATAGCCGCGTTGCGTGCGTTCCGTCGCGAACATCAGCGCGACGCTGCCGTACCAGCCCACCGACATCATCCCGATCATCGCGAGCGCCACGCCGTAGAACCACAGCGGCGGGTGCGCCGGAAACAGCGTCGCGAAGATACTGGTCCAGAACGCGCAGGATTTCGGATTCGTCAGACACGTGAGCATGCCCGTGCGCCAGGCGCGGAAATGCGCGCCGCGATCATTGGCGGGCGGCGTTTCGACGTTCACGACGATGGCCTCGCCGCGTTTCGTGCTCGAACGCACGAGCTTGATGCCGAACCACACCAGATAGATCGCGCCCGCGATTCGAATGCCGTTGTACAGCCAGTCGATCCGTTGCAGCACGGTCGCGAAACCGAGCATCGCGAGCGAGGCCCAGATTGTCGACCCTGTGCCGACGCCCAGCGCCGATGCCGCGCCCAGCCCGCGCCGTCCGGCCAGCGACAGTTGCGTGATCATGAAGAAGTTGGGACCGGGACTGACAAGCGCGATCAGATAGACGAGGGCGATTTGCAGCAGGATCGGCAGGTAATGAT includes these proteins:
- a CDS encoding ferredoxin--NADP reductase; this translates as MSNLNPQTVLSVHHWTDTLFSFTCTRDASFRFENGQFTMVGLEVDGKPLIRAYSMASANYEENLEFLSIKVQDGPLTSRLQHLKVGDQVLIGKKPTGTLMADNLLPGKTLWLLSTGTGLAPFMSIIKDPDVYDRYERVVLTHTCRFVDELAYKEYITDHLPAHEHIGELIQEKLVYYPTVTREQFANRGRITDLIETKKLFDDLDLPHFSLENDRVMLCGSPHMLRDTRELLDSLGFQEGSNNNPGHYVVEKAFVG
- a CDS encoding LysE family translocator, which codes for MHHYLPILLQIALVYLIALVSPGPNFFMITQLSLAGRRGLGAASALGVGTGSTIWASLAMLGFATVLQRIDWLYNGIRIAGAIYLVWFGIKLVRSSTKRGEAIVVNVETPPANDRGAHFRAWRTGMLTCLTNPKSCAFWTSIFATLFPAHPPLWFYGVALAMIGMMSVGWYGSVALMFATERTQRGYRRLRRPIDGVCGALLVGLGAKLAAES